The following are encoded together in the Mesoterricola sediminis genome:
- a CDS encoding chemotaxis protein CheW, with protein sequence MRLDKRSRSQAAQEASVPKTQYLAFDLGGEAFAMEIRFIKEVLQYGALTAVPLMPAFIRGVINLRGAVVPVVDLSVRFGRPPTGIARRTCVVILEVPSPEGPVELGVMVDHVSEVLDIPETDIDPAPGFGSALRSEFLAGIGKVGGRFVILLDVGHVLSIEEMAALAAPGAEAPALA encoded by the coding sequence ATGCGTCTGGACAAGCGGAGCCGGAGCCAGGCCGCCCAGGAGGCCTCGGTCCCGAAGACCCAGTACCTGGCCTTCGACCTGGGCGGCGAGGCCTTCGCGATGGAGATCCGGTTCATCAAGGAGGTGCTCCAGTACGGGGCCCTGACGGCGGTGCCCCTGATGCCGGCGTTCATCCGGGGGGTGATCAACCTCCGGGGCGCCGTGGTGCCCGTGGTGGACCTCTCGGTGCGCTTCGGGCGCCCCCCCACCGGGATCGCGCGGCGGACCTGCGTGGTGATCCTGGAGGTGCCCTCTCCGGAGGGGCCGGTGGAACTGGGGGTGATGGTGGACCACGTCAGCGAGGTCCTGGACATCCCCGAGACCGACATCGACCCCGCCCCTGGCTTCGGGAGCGCGCTCCGCTCCGAGTTCCTCGCGGGCATCGGGAAGGTGGGGGGCCGGTTCGTCATCCTCCTGGACGTGGGCCACGTCCTCTCCATCGAGGAGATGGCGGCCCTGGCGGCACCCGGGGCGGAAGCCCCGGCCCTGGCCTGA
- a CDS encoding SHOCT domain-containing protein: protein MRIPSPAVLAFALAVLPALAAGPKKTWDFGSFSYVRRAPAEAGAAPSAHPAVVDPEALGQVLASVRFQSGNTVLPLFAPAEADALGRAMTDALASTGPGEDLQILATRNRESGFFAGSFSVTARAFVQDGRLQLIVNEVRQDWIYVYNMDNRMPDFEYGSRAKAGPATLSAPGAVVVRRDWLALPLAKADARSAPAPAPVAVQPKAVQPAAAPAAPPPSPARRATVEDRLRDLKRFREQELITEAEYARQKADLLKEFAQQGN from the coding sequence GTGCGCATCCCTTCCCCGGCCGTCCTGGCCTTCGCCCTGGCCGTCCTGCCCGCGCTCGCCGCCGGCCCCAAGAAGACCTGGGATTTCGGGTCCTTCAGCTACGTCCGCCGCGCCCCGGCCGAGGCCGGCGCCGCCCCCAGCGCCCACCCGGCGGTGGTGGACCCCGAGGCCCTCGGCCAGGTCCTCGCCTCCGTGCGCTTCCAGTCCGGCAACACCGTGCTTCCCCTCTTCGCGCCCGCCGAGGCCGACGCCCTGGGGCGCGCCATGACGGACGCCCTCGCCTCCACCGGCCCGGGGGAGGACCTGCAGATCCTCGCCACCCGCAACCGGGAATCGGGCTTCTTCGCGGGCTCCTTCAGCGTCACCGCCCGGGCCTTCGTCCAGGACGGGCGCCTCCAGCTCATCGTGAACGAGGTGCGCCAGGACTGGATCTATGTGTACAACATGGATAACCGCATGCCCGACTTCGAGTACGGGTCTCGGGCCAAGGCGGGCCCCGCCACCCTCAGCGCCCCCGGCGCCGTGGTCGTCCGCCGTGATTGGCTGGCCCTGCCCCTGGCCAAGGCCGACGCCAGGTCCGCGCCGGCCCCGGCGCCCGTCGCCGTCCAGCCGAAGGCGGTCCAGCCCGCCGCCGCGCCCGCGGCCCCCCCGCCCAGTCCGGCCCGCCGGGCGACGGTGGAGGACCGCCTCCGGGACCTCAAGCGGTTCAGGGAGCAGGAGCTGATCACCGAAGCGGAGTACGCCCGGCAGAAGGCCGACCTGCTCAAGGAATTCGCCCAGCAGGGCAACTGA
- a CDS encoding methyl-accepting chemotaxis protein produces MIAVAKSIPEALGRAGLPAVAFLAPWGLSGFRWPGALAGVLAAGCTVAARRFATQAPAAGAPPAPVPEAPAPAPGAAPLAQVAQAVVPVWAGQTAEARQQMEEAIRGLASRFAGMHGELRKALDTSGLESNRELQGIIDRGSEALAGVVRDLAEGARARAVVLEKIRGLAAITEELRAMSEEVASIANQTNLLALNAAIEAAHARELGRGFAVVADEVRKLSERSGTTGNAITTKVAWVNQSLLETLRETEAFGDREAEVIRRAEATIHRVVEDIQAGATDLSGSARRFEEAGEDLGREISGTLVHLQFQDRVSQILQSVIADMEKFAAEVAGGGALDAAAWLRDLERTYTTLEQLAVHHGEGAGASDESDITFF; encoded by the coding sequence GTGATTGCCGTCGCCAAGTCCATCCCGGAGGCCTTGGGCCGCGCAGGCCTGCCGGCCGTCGCCTTCCTGGCGCCCTGGGGGCTCTCGGGGTTCCGGTGGCCCGGTGCCTTAGCAGGCGTCCTGGCGGCCGGCTGCACCGTCGCCGCCCGGCGTTTCGCCACCCAGGCCCCCGCGGCCGGCGCCCCCCCGGCGCCCGTCCCGGAGGCCCCCGCGCCGGCGCCCGGGGCGGCCCCCCTGGCCCAGGTGGCCCAGGCCGTGGTGCCGGTGTGGGCGGGGCAGACCGCCGAGGCCCGGCAGCAGATGGAGGAGGCCATCCGGGGCCTGGCCTCGCGGTTCGCGGGCATGCACGGGGAGCTGCGCAAGGCCCTGGACACCTCGGGGCTGGAGAGCAACCGGGAGCTGCAGGGAATCATCGACCGGGGGTCGGAGGCCCTGGCGGGGGTGGTGCGGGACCTGGCGGAGGGGGCCCGGGCCCGGGCCGTGGTGCTGGAGAAGATCCGGGGGCTGGCGGCGATCACGGAGGAGCTGCGGGCCATGAGCGAGGAGGTGGCCTCCATCGCCAACCAGACCAACCTGCTGGCCCTGAACGCGGCCATCGAGGCGGCCCACGCCCGGGAGCTGGGGCGGGGCTTCGCGGTGGTGGCCGACGAGGTGCGCAAGCTCTCGGAGCGCTCGGGCACGACGGGCAACGCGATCACGACCAAGGTGGCGTGGGTGAACCAGTCGCTGCTGGAGACCCTGCGGGAGACGGAGGCCTTCGGGGACCGGGAGGCGGAGGTGATCCGCCGGGCGGAGGCGACCATCCACCGGGTGGTGGAGGACATCCAGGCCGGGGCGACGGACCTTTCGGGTTCGGCGCGGCGGTTCGAGGAGGCCGGGGAGGACCTGGGCCGGGAGATCTCGGGGACGCTGGTGCACCTGCAGTTCCAGGACCGGGTCTCGCAGATCCTGCAGAGCGTGATCGCGGACATGGAGAAGTTCGCGGCGGAGGTCGCGGGGGGCGGGGCGCTGGACGCGGCCGCGTGGCTCCGGGACCTGGAGCGCACCTACACGACGCTGGAGCAGCTCGCCGTGCACCACGGCGAGGGCGCGGGGGCGTCCGACGAATCCGACATCACCTTCTTCTGA
- a CDS encoding response regulator has protein sequence MAKTIMIIDDSVSLRQVVGIALAGAGYEVIEACDGQDALSKLTGQKVHLMVCDVNMPNMDGITFLKTVRTLPAYKFTPIIMLTTEAGEEKKKEGQAAGARAWVVKPFKPDQLLMAVSKLILP, from the coding sequence ATGGCCAAGACGATCATGATCATCGACGATTCCGTGAGCCTGCGGCAGGTGGTGGGCATCGCCCTCGCCGGGGCGGGCTACGAGGTGATCGAGGCCTGCGACGGCCAGGACGCGCTGTCGAAGCTCACGGGCCAGAAGGTGCACCTGATGGTGTGCGACGTGAACATGCCCAACATGGACGGCATCACGTTCCTGAAGACGGTGCGGACGCTGCCGGCCTACAAATTCACGCCGATCATCATGCTGACGACGGAAGCGGGCGAAGAGAAGAAGAAGGAGGGCCAGGCCGCGGGGGCGCGGGCCTGGGTGGTCAAGCCCTTCAAGCCCGACCAGCTCCTGATGGCGGTTTCCAAGCTCATCCTTCCCTGA
- a CDS encoding STAS domain-containing protein, with protein MLTFIRSGPVLKLEGELTIFEAGEARARLREELHQAPLELDLSGVTEVDTAGIQVLLWLKREGKAAGTPVPFGNHSPAVVEVLDLLHLTGAFGDTLVIAPTSHPS; from the coding sequence ATGCTGACATTCATCCGTTCGGGGCCGGTGCTGAAGCTGGAGGGCGAGCTTACGATCTTCGAGGCGGGTGAGGCCCGGGCGCGGCTCCGGGAGGAGCTGCACCAGGCGCCCCTGGAGCTGGACCTGTCCGGGGTGACGGAGGTGGACACCGCCGGCATCCAGGTCCTGCTCTGGCTCAAGCGGGAAGGCAAGGCCGCGGGGACCCCCGTGCCCTTCGGGAACCACAGCCCCGCGGTGGTGGAGGTCCTGGACCTGCTCCACCTGACGGGGGCGTTCGGGGACACCCTCGTCATCGCGCCCACCTCCCACCCTTCCTGA
- a CDS encoding chemotaxis protein CheA translates to MDMDQVKQTFIAECRELLEAMEEALLGLEDQAEPAESINAIFRAVHTIKGSAGLFGLDPIVRFAHTVESVMDRVRGGQLALGGELVGLFLACHDHLVALIQGISAGEAEPEGLAAEGDRLLEALVPWLEGSVATLAEPVRPEVAARPGGTRDHWHLSVRFAPTVLQLGMDPLSFVRFLGTLGRMVHMHAILDGLPAGGAFDPEQCYLGLEMDLETDADRKTLEDVFEFVREESRVRLIPPQAKVEEYLALIRELPDEEHLLGEILVAGGCITEYDLAEALRVQREEEDGRKVGTILVQDQDVPAPVVAAALEKQKKAQDRQAGELKIVKVSADKLDKLVDLVGELVIAGASAQTRAAGARDGSLLESLTVVNKLVEEIRDNALSLRMVQIGETFARFRRVVRDVSKELGKAIDLEVQGAETELDKSIVEKLADPLMHIVRNAIDHGIETLEVRRARGKPDTGSLALNAFHESGSIVIEVSDDGGGLDRARILRKAVERGLVQEGAELSDAEINAMIFEPGFSTAAAVTNLSGRGVGMDVVRRNIDELRGTIEVESYEGAGTTIRLRLPLTLAIIDGFMVGVGDTTYVVPLDMIIECLDLGPFLESEENHLINLRGEVLPFLRLREVLGSPGERPARERVVVVQFGETRAGIVVDRLLGEFQTVIKPLGSLFQHLRGVGGSTILGSGRVALVLDVPQLVQLASESRAHPGRDLPALSTNR, encoded by the coding sequence ATGGACATGGATCAGGTCAAGCAGACGTTCATCGCGGAGTGCCGGGAACTCCTCGAGGCCATGGAGGAGGCCCTCCTGGGCCTCGAGGATCAGGCGGAGCCCGCCGAGTCCATCAACGCCATCTTCCGGGCGGTGCACACCATCAAGGGGTCGGCGGGCCTGTTCGGCCTGGATCCCATCGTGCGGTTCGCCCACACGGTGGAGTCGGTCATGGACCGGGTGCGCGGCGGGCAGTTGGCGCTGGGGGGGGAGCTGGTGGGGCTGTTCCTGGCCTGCCACGATCACCTGGTGGCCCTCATCCAGGGCATCTCGGCCGGGGAGGCGGAACCCGAGGGACTCGCCGCCGAAGGGGACCGGCTCCTGGAGGCCCTCGTGCCCTGGCTGGAGGGCTCCGTGGCGACCCTGGCCGAACCGGTCCGGCCCGAGGTGGCGGCGCGCCCTGGCGGCACCCGGGACCACTGGCACCTGTCGGTGCGGTTCGCCCCCACGGTGCTGCAGCTGGGCATGGATCCCCTGTCCTTCGTGCGCTTCCTGGGCACCCTGGGCCGGATGGTGCACATGCACGCGATCCTGGACGGGCTCCCCGCCGGGGGGGCCTTCGACCCGGAGCAGTGCTACCTGGGCCTGGAGATGGACCTGGAGACGGACGCCGACCGGAAGACCCTGGAGGACGTGTTCGAGTTCGTGCGGGAGGAGAGCCGGGTCCGGCTGATCCCGCCCCAGGCCAAGGTGGAGGAATACCTGGCCCTGATCCGGGAGCTGCCCGACGAGGAGCACCTGCTGGGCGAGATTCTGGTGGCCGGAGGCTGCATCACCGAGTACGACCTGGCCGAGGCGCTGCGGGTGCAGCGGGAGGAGGAGGACGGCCGGAAGGTGGGGACGATCCTCGTGCAGGACCAGGACGTGCCGGCCCCCGTGGTGGCGGCGGCGCTGGAGAAGCAGAAGAAGGCCCAGGACCGCCAGGCCGGGGAGCTGAAGATCGTGAAGGTCTCGGCGGACAAGCTGGACAAGCTGGTGGACCTGGTGGGGGAGCTGGTGATCGCCGGGGCCAGCGCGCAGACCCGCGCGGCGGGGGCCCGGGACGGATCGCTGCTGGAGTCCCTGACGGTGGTGAACAAGCTCGTGGAGGAGATCCGGGACAACGCCCTGAGCCTGCGGATGGTGCAGATCGGGGAGACGTTCGCGCGGTTCCGGCGGGTGGTGCGGGACGTGTCGAAGGAGCTGGGCAAGGCCATCGACCTGGAGGTGCAGGGGGCCGAGACCGAGCTGGACAAGTCGATTGTGGAGAAGCTGGCGGACCCGCTGATGCACATCGTGCGGAACGCCATCGACCACGGGATCGAGACGCTGGAGGTGCGTCGGGCGCGGGGGAAGCCGGATACGGGTTCGCTGGCGCTGAACGCGTTCCACGAGTCGGGGAGCATCGTCATCGAGGTGAGCGACGACGGCGGCGGCCTGGACCGGGCGCGGATCCTGCGGAAGGCCGTGGAGCGCGGGCTGGTGCAGGAGGGCGCGGAGCTGTCGGACGCGGAGATCAACGCGATGATCTTCGAGCCGGGGTTCTCCACGGCGGCGGCGGTGACGAACCTGTCGGGCCGGGGCGTGGGCATGGACGTGGTGCGCCGGAACATCGACGAGCTGCGGGGCACGATCGAGGTGGAGAGCTACGAGGGCGCGGGCACGACGATCCGGCTGCGCCTGCCGCTGACCCTGGCCATCATCGACGGCTTCATGGTGGGGGTGGGCGACACGACGTACGTGGTGCCCCTGGACATGATCATCGAGTGCCTGGACCTGGGCCCGTTCCTGGAGTCGGAGGAGAACCATCTGATCAACCTGCGGGGCGAGGTGCTGCCCTTCCTGCGGCTGCGGGAGGTGCTGGGTTCGCCCGGGGAGCGCCCGGCGCGGGAGCGGGTGGTGGTGGTGCAGTTCGGGGAGACCCGGGCGGGCATCGTCGTGGACCGGCTGCTGGGCGAATTCCAGACCGTCATCAAGCCGCTGGGGAGCCTGTTCCAGCACCTGCGGGGCGTGGGCGGGTCCACGATCCTGGGCTCGGGCAGGGTGGCCCTGGTCCTGGACGTGCCCCAGCTGGTCCAGCTCGCCTCCGAATCGCGCGCGCACCCGGGCCGGGACCTGCCGGCCCTCTCCACCAACCGCTGA
- a CDS encoding methyl-accepting chemotaxis protein: MSWFKSLRLATQLLIGFITIAVLAGVVGLIGVVYLDRLAKADAFMYEKSMAPMKDVVAIVSNFQLKRNTLSKLIAAPDKAKLDALLEALPTLDKKIKDASASYSKTYVNDEDKTNFERLLGLFDTYDAEVARPMIEARKANKLADAVAVSYSARVVQIGGEVNTCLEKLVQVNVDAAHRISDDNQATAASAIQRMGIAIVVAMAGAILLGLLVTRLIKGQVGGEPREAALVAQRVASGDLTVEVVLARGDSTSMMAAIHGMVGKLREIISQVRDNAGSLVGASEQLSSTAQSLSQGASEQAASVEETSASMEEMSASIAQNNENAKVTGDLASRTALEAQEGGKAVRQTVDAMHQIAQKIAIIDDIAYQTNLLALNAAIEAGRAGEHGRGFAVVAAEVRKLAERSQVAAEEISRLASGSVDLAEQAGTLLDTIVPSIQKTSDLVMEIAAASGEQNAGVGQINGAIGQISQAVAQNAAASEELASTAEEVSAQAMELRSTMDFFSLEAGRAPRGAARRSHAHPTHS, from the coding sequence ATGTCCTGGTTCAAGTCCCTCCGTCTGGCCACCCAGCTGCTCATCGGGTTCATCACCATCGCCGTCCTGGCGGGGGTGGTCGGGCTCATCGGCGTGGTCTACCTCGACCGCCTCGCCAAGGCCGACGCCTTCATGTACGAGAAGTCGATGGCCCCCATGAAGGACGTCGTGGCGATCGTCAGCAACTTCCAGCTGAAGCGCAACACCCTCAGCAAGCTCATCGCCGCGCCGGACAAGGCGAAGCTGGACGCGCTCCTGGAGGCCCTTCCGACCCTGGACAAGAAGATCAAGGACGCCAGCGCGTCCTATTCGAAGACCTATGTGAACGACGAGGACAAGACCAATTTCGAGCGGCTGCTGGGCCTGTTCGACACCTATGACGCCGAGGTGGCCCGGCCGATGATCGAGGCCCGGAAGGCCAACAAGCTCGCGGACGCCGTCGCGGTCTCGTACAGCGCGCGGGTGGTCCAGATCGGGGGCGAGGTCAACACCTGCCTGGAAAAGCTCGTTCAGGTCAACGTGGACGCCGCCCATCGCATCTCCGACGACAACCAGGCGACAGCCGCCTCCGCCATCCAGCGCATGGGCATCGCCATCGTCGTCGCCATGGCCGGCGCCATCCTGCTCGGCCTCCTCGTGACCCGGCTCATCAAGGGCCAGGTCGGCGGCGAACCCAGGGAAGCGGCCCTGGTGGCGCAGCGGGTGGCCTCCGGCGACCTCACCGTGGAGGTGGTGCTCGCCCGGGGCGACAGCACGAGCATGATGGCCGCCATCCACGGGATGGTGGGCAAGCTGCGGGAGATCATCAGCCAAGTGCGCGACAACGCGGGCAGCCTCGTCGGCGCGTCCGAGCAGCTCAGCTCCACGGCCCAGTCCCTGAGCCAGGGGGCCAGTGAACAGGCTGCGAGCGTGGAGGAGACCAGCGCCTCCATGGAAGAAATGAGCGCCTCCATCGCCCAGAACAATGAGAACGCCAAAGTGACCGGGGACCTGGCCTCCCGGACGGCCCTGGAGGCCCAGGAAGGCGGCAAGGCGGTGCGCCAGACGGTGGACGCCATGCACCAGATCGCCCAGAAGATCGCCATCATCGATGACATCGCCTACCAGACCAACCTCCTGGCCCTCAACGCCGCCATCGAGGCGGGCCGGGCCGGGGAGCACGGGCGCGGCTTCGCCGTGGTCGCGGCCGAGGTGCGGAAACTGGCCGAACGGAGCCAGGTGGCGGCCGAGGAGATCAGCCGCCTGGCCTCCGGCAGTGTGGACCTGGCTGAGCAGGCCGGGACGCTGCTGGACACCATCGTGCCGTCCATCCAGAAGACCTCCGACCTGGTGATGGAGATCGCCGCCGCCAGCGGCGAGCAGAACGCGGGCGTCGGCCAGATCAACGGGGCCATCGGCCAGATCAGCCAGGCCGTGGCCCAGAACGCCGCCGCCTCCGAGGAACTGGCCTCGACGGCCGAGGAGGTCAGCGCCCAGGCTATGGAACTTCGCTCCACCATGGATTTCTTCAGCCTAGAAGCCGGGCGGGCCCCGCGTGGAGCCGCCCGGAGGTCCCACGCCCACCCCACCCATTCTTGA
- a CDS encoding methyl-accepting chemotaxis protein, whose protein sequence is MNWYRRLRLAAQLLLAFVLVSFVSVIIGTIALGGASRINDRAKESYTNAVVPLRYMSGCVVQTAALQMRFLYALTARTEEARDKEIAGMDTARATVLEWVKKERSTQMSQEELDGWKQFDAAWPEYVALQNKALGLVKAKKEDEARRIMLEEVRPKYVSIRSAFEAITEANLKVADSDTKANETLFRSFRGTTILLNVLGFLGSIGLGLLVTRVIRRQVGGEPKDAAEVAQKVASGDLTVEVEVARDDTTSMMASIRDMVLKLREVIGQVRDNAGTLVGASEQLSSTAQSLSQGASEQAASVEETSASMEEMSASIAQNNENAKVTGDIATRTSRETVEGGEAVRETVGAMKQIAQKIAIIDDIAYQTNLLALNAAIEAGRAGEHGKGFAVVAAEVRKLAERSQVAAEEISRLAEGSVDLAERAGKLLDTIVPSIQKTSDLVMEIAAASSEQNAGVGQINGAIGQISQAVAQNAAASEELASTSEEVSAQAMELQSTVDFFRLDTQRSSASAPRRKATPPAQAPRKAAAPAPRVDEMDERDFARF, encoded by the coding sequence ATGAACTGGTACAGGCGCCTTCGGCTTGCCGCGCAACTGCTGCTCGCCTTCGTCCTCGTCTCCTTCGTCTCCGTGATCATCGGGACCATCGCCCTCGGCGGGGCCTCCAGGATCAATGACCGGGCCAAGGAGAGCTACACCAACGCCGTCGTGCCCCTCCGGTACATGTCGGGCTGCGTCGTGCAGACGGCGGCCCTCCAGATGCGCTTCCTGTACGCCCTGACGGCCCGCACCGAGGAGGCCCGCGACAAGGAGATCGCAGGCATGGACACCGCCCGGGCCACGGTCCTCGAGTGGGTCAAGAAGGAGCGCAGCACCCAGATGTCCCAGGAGGAGCTGGACGGCTGGAAGCAGTTCGACGCGGCCTGGCCCGAGTACGTGGCCCTCCAGAACAAGGCCCTGGGCCTCGTCAAGGCCAAGAAGGAGGACGAGGCGCGGCGGATCATGCTGGAGGAAGTGCGGCCGAAGTACGTCAGCATCCGCAGCGCCTTCGAGGCCATCACCGAGGCCAACCTCAAGGTGGCCGACAGCGACACCAAGGCCAACGAGACCCTGTTCCGCTCGTTCCGCGGGACCACGATCCTCCTCAACGTCCTGGGCTTCCTGGGCTCCATCGGGCTGGGCCTCCTGGTCACCCGGGTCATCCGGCGCCAGGTGGGCGGCGAACCGAAGGATGCCGCCGAAGTGGCCCAGAAGGTGGCCTCCGGCGACCTCACCGTGGAGGTGGAGGTGGCGCGCGACGACACCACGAGCATGATGGCCTCCATCCGGGACATGGTCCTCAAGTTGCGGGAGGTGATCGGCCAGGTGCGGGACAACGCCGGGACCCTCGTGGGCGCCTCGGAGCAGCTCAGCTCCACCGCCCAGTCCCTGAGCCAGGGGGCCAGCGAACAGGCTGCCAGCGTGGAGGAGACCAGCGCCTCCATGGAGGAAATGAGCGCCTCCATCGCCCAGAACAACGAGAACGCCAAGGTCACCGGCGACATCGCCACCCGCACCTCCCGGGAGACCGTCGAGGGCGGCGAGGCCGTGCGCGAGACGGTGGGCGCCATGAAGCAGATCGCCCAGAAGATCGCCATCATCGACGACATCGCCTACCAGACGAACCTCCTGGCCCTCAACGCCGCCATCGAGGCGGGCCGGGCCGGCGAGCACGGCAAGGGCTTCGCCGTGGTGGCCGCCGAGGTCCGCAAGCTGGCCGAGCGCAGCCAGGTGGCGGCGGAGGAGATCAGCCGGCTGGCCGAGGGCAGCGTGGACCTGGCCGAACGTGCCGGCAAGCTGCTCGACACCATCGTCCCCTCCATCCAGAAGACGTCGGACCTCGTCATGGAGATCGCCGCGGCCAGCAGCGAGCAGAACGCGGGCGTCGGCCAGATCAACGGCGCCATCGGGCAGATCAGCCAGGCGGTGGCCCAGAACGCGGCCGCCTCGGAGGAACTGGCCTCCACGTCCGAGGAAGTGAGCGCCCAGGCCATGGAACTGCAGAGCACGGTTGATTTCTTCCGCCTGGATACCCAGCGGAGCAGCGCGTCGGCCCCCCGGCGCAAGGCGACGCCGCCGGCCCAGGCCCCCCGGAAGGCGGCCGCCCCGGCGCCCCGGGTTGACGAGATGGATGAGCGGGATTTCGCCCGCTTCTGA
- a CDS encoding chemotaxis protein CheW, protein MAEAMRLDKRNRAQANRVQAEQKAQYLAFNLGGEAFAMEIRSIKEVIQYGTLTEVPLMPEFIRGVINLRGAVVPVIDLSVRFNRPPTEVARRTCVVILEVPCQGDVVELGVIVDHVSEVLDIGPSEIEPAPAFGSSLRSDFIAGVGKVGGKFVIILDVAHVLSIDEMAALAAGTGGEGPAA, encoded by the coding sequence ATGGCCGAAGCCATGCGGCTGGACAAGCGGAACAGGGCCCAGGCGAACCGGGTCCAGGCGGAGCAGAAGGCCCAGTACCTCGCCTTCAACCTGGGCGGCGAGGCCTTCGCCATGGAGATCCGGTCCATCAAGGAGGTGATCCAGTACGGGACCCTCACCGAGGTGCCCCTGATGCCGGAGTTCATCCGGGGGGTGATCAACCTGCGGGGCGCCGTCGTGCCGGTGATCGACCTGTCCGTGCGGTTCAACCGGCCCCCCACCGAGGTGGCGCGGCGCACCTGCGTGGTGATCCTGGAGGTGCCCTGCCAGGGGGATGTGGTGGAGCTGGGGGTGATCGTGGACCACGTCAGCGAGGTGCTGGACATCGGCCCCTCCGAGATCGAGCCCGCTCCCGCCTTCGGCAGCTCCCTCCGATCCGATTTCATCGCGGGGGTGGGGAAGGTGGGCGGCAAGTTCGTCATCATCCTGGATGTGGCCCACGTGCTCTCCATCGATGAAATGGCCGCCCTCGCCGCCGGAACGGGCGGGGAGGGACCCGCCGCGTGA
- a CDS encoding CheR family methyltransferase — MSRPLPLPGLTQPAPAITDAEFARFRAMVKDLTGINLSDQKKALVTGRLGSRLRHRGAATFGDYYKLIRDPSETQELQTAIDLLTTNETYFFREPEHFEILANHIRSLRPVPLPFRVWSAASSSGEEAYSLAMVLADTLGSGEWSVLGTDISTRVLERARRALYPMERATGIPQAHLRAHCLKGQGQHEGMLLVSKALRAKVSFAQANLMKTLPKLGPFDVAFLRNVLIYFEPAEKLKAVETVAAQIKPGGLLFVGHSESLTGLDHGLKPLRPTVYRVP, encoded by the coding sequence GTGAGCCGCCCCCTGCCGCTCCCGGGGCTGACGCAGCCCGCCCCGGCCATCACGGACGCGGAGTTCGCGCGGTTCCGCGCGATGGTGAAGGACCTGACGGGCATCAACCTGTCCGACCAGAAGAAGGCCCTGGTGACGGGGCGGCTCGGCAGCCGCCTCCGCCACCGGGGCGCCGCCACGTTCGGGGACTACTACAAGCTGATCCGGGACCCGTCCGAGACGCAGGAACTGCAGACCGCCATCGACCTCCTGACCACCAACGAGACGTATTTCTTCCGGGAGCCCGAGCACTTCGAGATCCTGGCCAACCACATCCGGTCGCTCCGGCCGGTGCCGCTCCCCTTCCGGGTCTGGAGCGCCGCGAGCTCGAGCGGGGAGGAGGCGTACAGCCTGGCCATGGTCCTGGCCGACACCCTGGGCAGCGGCGAGTGGTCGGTCCTGGGGACCGACATCAGCACCCGGGTGCTGGAGCGGGCCCGCCGGGCCCTCTATCCCATGGAGCGGGCCACCGGGATCCCCCAGGCCCACCTCCGGGCCCACTGCCTCAAGGGCCAGGGCCAGCACGAGGGGATGCTCCTGGTGAGCAAGGCCCTGCGGGCCAAGGTCTCCTTCGCCCAGGCCAACCTCATGAAGACCCTGCCGAAGCTGGGCCCCTTCGATGTCGCCTTCCTTCGGAACGTGCTCATCTACTTCGAACCAGCCGAGAAACTCAAGGCGGTGGAGACGGTCGCGGCCCAGATCAAGCCCGGGGGCCTCCTCTTCGTCGGCCACTCCGAGAGCCTCACGGGCCTCGATCACGGGCTCAAGCCCCTTCGTCCGACGGTGTACCGTGTCCCCTGA